A stretch of the Planktothricoides raciborskii GIHE-MW2 genome encodes the following:
- a CDS encoding endonuclease/exonuclease/phosphatase family protein, whose amino-acid sequence MADLFVNMARKEVCMKRYVLRGLKAIAQLLGYSYCGLLIAYFILRGLFWDRLWIVAFLSSLIPWLFLPIFLLPLVGFIPRKQKWFSIGSSIACLILIGWLHHHYFSPESAQFKSNSYDALRIKVLSLNATWYHTTKEALGELIYREIPDIICLQETVSENTKKLFPYIQSSYPYNFFSPHLAIFSRYPIETKEKINLANHKEFQQRVILNINQQPVVLYNMQTTAPWIRPQKIWPGLNIPVYQYGDRTAQIQDFIQRIETETLPVIAAGDFNFTDQSQDYSLVASGLKDAFNISGFSFGFTWPHGWPLSDLIKVTNWKLTVPLFRIDYIWYSPHWQSHSSHVLKPVGSEHLPIATKLTLLTPREISKKS is encoded by the coding sequence ATGGCCGATTTATTTGTCAATATGGCCAGAAAGGAAGTTTGTATGAAACGATATGTGCTGCGAGGATTAAAGGCGATCGCGCAACTGTTAGGTTATAGCTATTGTGGCTTGCTGATTGCCTATTTTATCCTGAGAGGTTTATTTTGGGATCGCCTTTGGATTGTCGCTTTCCTGAGTAGCTTAATTCCTTGGCTATTCTTGCCCATATTCCTCCTGCCATTAGTGGGATTTATCCCCCGCAAACAAAAATGGTTTTCTATTGGCTCATCCATTGCTTGCCTAATATTAATTGGTTGGCTGCATCATCATTATTTTTCCCCAGAATCAGCCCAATTCAAGTCAAATAGCTATGATGCACTGAGGATTAAAGTTTTATCCCTCAACGCCACTTGGTATCATACCACAAAAGAGGCTTTAGGTGAATTAATTTACCGGGAAATACCTGATATTATTTGTTTACAAGAAACCGTTTCCGAAAATACTAAAAAATTATTTCCCTATATCCAATCATCCTATCCCTATAATTTTTTTTCACCTCACTTAGCGATATTTAGTCGCTATCCTATTGAGACTAAAGAAAAAATTAACTTAGCTAATCATAAAGAATTTCAGCAACGGGTGATTTTGAACATAAACCAACAACCTGTGGTGTTATATAATATGCAAACCACCGCCCCTTGGATTCGTCCTCAGAAGATTTGGCCGGGGCTGAATATTCCGGTTTATCAATATGGCGATCGCACCGCCCAAATCCAAGATTTTATCCAACGCATCGAAACAGAAACTCTGCCGGTAATTGCAGCCGGAGACTTTAATTTTACCGACCAATCTCAAGACTATTCCTTAGTAGCCAGCGGACTGAAAGATGCTTTTAACATCTCTGGTTTTAGCTTTGGATTTACCTGGCCGCACGGTTGGCCATTAAGTGATTTAATTAAAGTCACCAACTGGAAATTAACGGTTCCTTTATTCCGCATAGATTATATTTGGTATTCTCCCCATTGGCAATCTCATTCTAGCCATGTGTTAAAACCTGTGGGTTCAGAACATCTGCCCATTGCCACTAAGCTAACTTTACTCACTCCCAGAGAAATCTCGAAAAAATCATAA